A single region of the Vicia villosa cultivar HV-30 ecotype Madison, WI linkage group LG4, Vvil1.0, whole genome shotgun sequence genome encodes:
- the LOC131595014 gene encoding uncharacterized protein LOC131595014, with protein MTDDIGEWLTGVFKSKDDFLCEVVCIGLWKIWQARNELVHNHKEVKPHLIAQDIWYACSEVSGQRKKGTMQMGDSQQMSFCSSHWTVQSDAGCFADGTVSLGCIIKDPCGMVNVATCKSFPSVTDILSAELQGILWALQLAKDFKLTNVVFQSDAMVLVDCINGQDYLAALDPLICDCKTLLCSFNSATIMYVNRSLNTDAHQMVRIGKIAGSRTWSGLIPCMEDVVSPLAVSAVC; from the coding sequence ATGACAGATGACATTGGTGAGTGGTTGACTGGTGTATTCAAGAGTAAGGATGATTTCCTGTGTGAAGTTGTTTGTATTGGTCTCTGGAAGATCTGGCAGGCCAGAAATGAGCTGGTACATAATCACAAGGAGGTGAAACCGCATTTGATAGCGCAGGACATATGGTATGCTTGCAGTGAGGTGTCGGGACAGCGGAAAAAAGGAACTATGCAGATGGGAGACTCACAACAGATGAGTTTTTGTTCCAGCCATTGGACGGTTCAATCTGACGCGGGGTGTTTTGCCGATGGAACAGTATCCTTAGGCTGTATCATCAAAGATCCGTGCGGCATGGTTAATGTGGCGACTTGCAAAAGTTTTCCAAGCGTAACAGATATTCTCTCAGCTGAACTGCAAGGAATCCTATGGGCTTTGCAATTAGCAAAGGATTTCAAACTAACCAATGTTGTCTTCCAGTCGGACGCGATGGTGCTAGTAGACTGCATAAATGGCCAAGATTATCTCGCAGCTTTGGACCCGTTGATTTGTGACTGTAAAACTTTGTTATGTTCTTTTAATTCTGCTACTATTATGTATGTTAATAGATCCTTGAACACTGATGCCCACCAGATGGTGAGAATTGGCAAGATTGCTGGATCCAGAACCTGGTCTGGTTTAATTCCTTGTATGGAGGATGTTGTATCCCCTTTGGCTGTTTCAGCCGTCTGCTAA
- the LOC131595018 gene encoding uncharacterized protein LOC131595018 — MLTSWNVRGLNNIGKIREVSSHLSRIKPFISSLVETRVKESKATKIRDQLHMTVSYLDNYSSHPNGRIWISWDTSKIDLRFMECSSQHLHCGAYSLKGDFLFWLTGVYAHNQLDLRRGLWKNILKIHAKQSGPWCIIGDFNNVLTAQDRIGGKMVQVAEYTDLEKMMQTTQLSEMDSVGEYFTWSNRQLTSTIYSRIDRALCNVEWFLKYSDHILNILPPNLSDHSMLYVKGPKVQMRNNRFKFNNYLLDVAGFQEMAQKSWEKTVRGDPMQALWLKLKRLKYNVKDFSKNVGNIQTKIKETRDNLHEAQAALVSNRNDGNLIEKIKGLSIDLIRYHEFEVARLIQRTKINWIRDGDENSKFFFAYLKARQNKSGINFLQNENGDIIDDQLGIEREVMRFYGSLMGDCSNRVKHIDIEAMREGRQLDLHHKQFLISQISHKEIDDAMKDIGDYKSPGSDGFKCEDFQTLLALYER, encoded by the coding sequence ATGTTAACCTCTTGGAATGTTAGGGGGTTAAATAATATTGGGAAGATTAGAGAGGTTAGCTCCCATCTCTCAAGAATCAAGCCCTTTATTAGTAGTTTGGTTGAAACTAGAGTCAAAGAGTCTAAAGCTACTAAGATTCGAGATCAACTTCATATGACTGTTAGTTACTTGGACAATTATAGTTCACATCCAAATGGTAGAATTTGGATTTCTTGGGATactagtaaaattgatttgaggtttATGGAATGTTCAAGTCAGCATCTTCACTGTGGTGCCTATTCTTTAAAAGGTGATTTCTTATTTTGGTTGACAGGGGTTTATGCTCATAATCAACTTGACTTAAGAAGAGGTCTTTGGAAGAATATTCTAAAAATCCATGCGAAACAATCTGGTCCTTGGTGTATCATAGGGGATTTTAACAATGTGTTAACTGCCCAAGATAGGATTGGAGGGAAAATGGTCCAAGTTGCAGAATATACTGACTTAGAGAAGATGATGCAAACTACTCAACTGTCTGAAATGGACAGTGTTGGAGAATATTTTACATGGTCTAATCGGCAGTTGACTAGTACAATTTATTCTCGGATTGATAGGGCCTTATGTAATGTGGAGTGGTTCTTGAAATATAGTGATCATATTCTTAATATCCTGCCTCCCAATCTTTCAGATCACTCAATGTTGTATGTCAAAGGTCCTAAAGTGCAGATGCGAAATAACAGATTTAAATTCAACAATTATCTCTTGGATGTAGCTGGATTCCAGGAGATGGCTCAAAAATCTTGGGAGAAAACTGTTAGAGGTGATCCTATGCAGGCCCTTTGGCTGAAACTTAAAAGGTTGAAATATAATGTGAAGGATTTCAGCAAGAATGTAGGGAATATCCAGACCAAAATTAAGGAAACTAGAGATAATcttcatgaagctcaagctgcccTTGTATCCAACAGAAATGATGGTAATTTGATTGAGAAAATTAAAGGCCTTTCCATTGATCTCATTAGATATCATGAATTTGAGGTTGCTAGACTCATTCAAAGAACTAAAATAAATTGGATCAGGGATGGTGATGAAAATTCCAAATTTTTCTTTGCTTATCTCAAAGCTAGACAAAACAAGAGTGGTATCAACTTTTTGCAAAATGAGAATGGAGATATCATTGATGACCAGCTTGGCATTGAGAGAGAAGTGATGAGATTTTATGGTAGCCTTATGGGTGATTGCTCAAATAGAGTGAAACACATTGACATTGAAGCAATGAGAGAGGGAAGGCAGTTGGATTTGCATCACAAGCAGTTCCTTATCAGTCAGATTTCCCATAAGGAAATTGATGATGCTATGAAGGATATTGGTGACTATAAATCGCCAGGTAGTGATGGATTCAAATGCGAAGATTTTCAAACACTGCTGGCACTTTATGAAAGATGA